In the genome of Bremerella sp. JC817, one region contains:
- a CDS encoding phosphonoacetaldehyde reductase — MNDRGITPSTIFGEGALSELPKICETLRARHLLLVVDEIAYRLSGAADALRQFLPQDAVTLFTDFEPNPKLEDVMRGVEKCRSVKPDLVVALGGGTAIDLAKMIGSMALQEESPRDIAVHGLPLQRGTLPLIAIPTTAGTGSEATHFAVVYVDGEKYSVADPCLLPAFALIDPQLTYSLPPTMTASTGLDTFCQAIESIWAVGATSESIEFAKEAAQLALRYLPEATHRPTPEARRAMCCASNLAGQAINISKTTLPHAISYSITADYGLPHGAAVATTLSSVMAFNFGVSARDCADRRGLAYVQKQLELILEILEVPSVDLACQRIESFVDSLGCSATPFAAGITSDESLNLLASRVNTDRLSNNPRAASHDDLVSLLKVRTNLSTMPRPLGVTPRATSL; from the coding sequence TTGAACGATCGAGGAATAACTCCGAGCACCATCTTTGGTGAAGGAGCGTTATCCGAGCTACCGAAGATTTGCGAGACACTTCGTGCCCGGCACTTGCTGCTAGTCGTCGACGAGATCGCCTATCGCCTTTCCGGAGCGGCCGACGCGTTGCGACAGTTTCTGCCCCAAGACGCCGTTACGCTGTTTACTGATTTCGAGCCGAACCCGAAGCTTGAAGATGTCATGCGTGGCGTCGAGAAGTGCCGTTCCGTAAAACCTGATCTTGTGGTGGCTCTGGGTGGAGGAACCGCCATCGATCTGGCGAAGATGATCGGATCGATGGCTTTGCAGGAAGAGTCTCCCCGCGACATTGCCGTTCATGGCTTGCCACTTCAGCGTGGAACGTTGCCCCTGATCGCGATTCCGACCACGGCTGGCACCGGCAGCGAGGCAACGCACTTCGCCGTGGTTTATGTCGATGGCGAGAAGTACTCGGTCGCCGACCCCTGTCTTTTGCCAGCGTTCGCGTTGATCGATCCCCAACTGACTTACAGCCTTCCACCAACGATGACCGCCTCGACAGGGCTCGATACGTTCTGTCAGGCAATCGAATCGATCTGGGCGGTTGGTGCCACGTCTGAATCGATCGAGTTCGCCAAAGAGGCCGCGCAGCTTGCCTTGCGATATCTGCCGGAGGCGACCCATCGCCCAACGCCGGAAGCGCGGCGAGCGATGTGCTGTGCCTCGAATCTCGCCGGTCAGGCCATCAACATCAGCAAGACGACCTTGCCGCATGCGATTTCGTACAGCATCACCGCCGACTATGGTTTGCCGCACGGTGCGGCCGTCGCCACCACGTTAAGCAGTGTGATGGCGTTCAACTTTGGTGTCTCGGCTCGCGATTGTGCCGATCGACGTGGTTTGGCTTACGTTCAAAAGCAGCTTGAATTGATCTTGGAGATCCTCGAAGTACCTAGCGTCGATCTGGCCTGCCAGCGGATTGAATCGTTTGTCGATTCGCTCGGCTGCAGCGCCACACCATTCGCGGCCGGTATCACGTCAGACGAAAGTTTGAACCTGCTTGCCAGCCGTGTGAATACCGATCGGCTTTCCAATAACCCGCGAGCGGCCAGTCATGACGATCTTGTCTCGTTGCTGAAAGTTCGCACTAACTTATCGACGATGCCTCGCCCCCTCGGTGTGACTCCCCGCGCGACGAGCCTCTGA
- the phnX gene encoding phosphonoacetaldehyde hydrolase — protein sequence MTDSTDHIQLAIFDWAGTTIDFGSCAPAAAFRKVFAAHGVEASDHAARAPMGLNKREHLIRMLQTETIAQQWLAANGKAWTEDDVSRLYEEFIPYQLQAIEESSKLVPGLNEVVQHLRNHNIRIGGTTGYFKAAAEATAAAAREQGFVPDANVCADDVPEGRPAPWMIYEVMKQLTVYPARCVVKIGDTVADIEAGHNAGCWTVGVCDSSSSTGLSYEDFQHLQAVEQKERIASTTNVFKDAGSHFTIGSLEELPVVIQKINQRMAQGERP from the coding sequence ATGACCGATTCGACTGACCACATTCAACTCGCCATCTTTGACTGGGCCGGGACCACCATCGACTTCGGTTCATGTGCCCCGGCTGCCGCCTTCCGCAAAGTGTTTGCCGCCCATGGGGTCGAAGCTTCCGACCATGCTGCCCGGGCACCGATGGGTCTCAACAAACGCGAGCACCTTATCCGGATGTTGCAAACCGAAACCATCGCCCAGCAGTGGCTTGCTGCTAACGGCAAGGCCTGGACCGAAGACGACGTTTCGCGTCTGTACGAAGAGTTTATTCCCTACCAGCTTCAGGCGATTGAAGAGAGCTCAAAACTGGTACCAGGACTGAATGAAGTCGTCCAACACCTCCGTAATCACAACATTCGTATCGGCGGTACGACCGGTTACTTCAAAGCGGCCGCGGAAGCGACCGCCGCCGCGGCTCGCGAGCAAGGTTTTGTGCCCGATGCCAACGTCTGTGCGGACGATGTTCCAGAAGGTCGACCTGCACCGTGGATGATTTATGAAGTAATGAAGCAACTGACCGTCTATCCGGCTCGCTGCGTTGTAAAGATCGGTGATACGGTCGCCGACATCGAAGCGGGGCACAACGCTGGTTGCTGGACCGTGGGCGTCTGCGACAGCAGCAGTAGCACCGGTCTCTCGTACGAAGACTTTCAGCATCTGCAGGCCGTAGAGCAGAAGGAACGAATCGCCTCAACCACGAATGTGTTCAAAGATGCCGGCAGCCATTTCACGATCGGTTCCCTCGAAGAGCTTCCCGTTGTAATTCAGAAGATCAATCAACGAATGGCGCAAGGCGAGCGTCCTTAG
- a CDS encoding DUF5690 family protein: MNSFDATPKPSSTKSDLFWGAWAVVAAFGTYFCMYGFRKPFTVAEYADSFFVGIDYKTIAVSTQVIGYTLSKFIGIKTISEMPPRLRATALLGLIIFAEMALALFGLLPRPWNAAGLFLNGLSLGMVFGLVLGFLEGRRLTEALVAGLCTSFIISDGVTKSVGAWLLDQGVQEDWMPVTAGLFFCLPLCLFVAMLTLIPAPSEQDVNARSARDSMTAQDRRHLFLRYAPGLSILVGVYLLTTVMRSIRADFAPELWQGLGYEVDPLLFTRSEMLVAIGVTVVNGLAVCIGDNRLAFFRSLGICGLGFIAVAIALIGQQFDAIGPFSFMVLIGFGLYVPYVAIHTTVFERLLAMTREKGNLGFLVYLADAFGYLGFVVVMFTRHLIVERSNFLDYFLGFSWLAVILSLVGLLVASRYFAYRHNASVAVPVVEHT; this comes from the coding sequence ATGAACTCGTTCGACGCCACGCCGAAGCCTTCGTCAACCAAGTCCGATTTGTTTTGGGGTGCGTGGGCCGTGGTGGCCGCCTTCGGCACATACTTCTGCATGTATGGCTTTCGCAAGCCATTCACCGTAGCCGAATACGCCGACAGCTTTTTCGTCGGGATCGACTACAAGACGATCGCGGTCTCGACCCAGGTGATCGGCTATACGCTGTCGAAGTTCATCGGTATCAAGACGATCTCGGAGATGCCGCCCCGATTGCGGGCAACGGCCCTGTTGGGGTTGATAATCTTCGCCGAGATGGCCCTGGCGCTTTTCGGCTTGTTGCCACGACCATGGAATGCCGCAGGCCTATTCCTGAATGGACTATCACTAGGAATGGTCTTTGGGCTTGTCTTGGGATTTCTGGAAGGACGCCGTCTGACCGAGGCCCTGGTTGCCGGGCTATGCACCAGCTTCATCATTTCGGACGGTGTAACCAAGTCGGTCGGAGCGTGGTTATTGGATCAAGGCGTTCAAGAAGATTGGATGCCGGTAACGGCCGGTTTGTTCTTCTGTCTGCCACTGTGCCTCTTCGTGGCGATGTTGACGCTGATCCCTGCCCCGAGCGAACAAGACGTAAACGCTCGTTCAGCACGCGACTCGATGACGGCCCAGGACCGGAGACACTTGTTCCTGCGGTACGCGCCCGGGCTCTCGATCCTGGTGGGCGTTTACCTTTTGACGACCGTAATGCGAAGCATTCGCGCCGACTTCGCTCCGGAGCTTTGGCAGGGGCTTGGCTACGAGGTCGACCCGTTGCTGTTTACCCGTTCGGAGATGCTGGTTGCCATTGGCGTGACGGTGGTGAACGGCCTGGCGGTTTGTATCGGAGACAACCGACTTGCCTTTTTCCGTTCGCTGGGTATCTGTGGACTCGGTTTCATCGCGGTGGCGATCGCACTAATCGGTCAGCAGTTCGATGCCATCGGTCCTTTCTCGTTTATGGTCCTGATTGGATTTGGTCTTTATGTTCCTTACGTGGCGATCCATACGACGGTGTTTGAACGCCTGCTTGCGATGACTCGTGAGAAAGGGAACCTCGGCTTCCTGGTGTATCTGGCAGATGCTTTTGGCTACCTTGGCTTTGTCGTAGTGATGTTTACGCGACATCTGATTGTCGAACGATCGAACTTTCTGGACTACTTTCTCGGCTTCAGTTGGCTGGCAGTCATCCTCTCGTTAGTTGGTCTGCTTGTGGCATCACGTTACTTCGCTTATCGCCACAACGCTTCTGTCGCCGTTCCGGTGGTTGAGCATACTTAA
- a CDS encoding DNA-binding transcriptional regulator yields the protein MPIESIAVLVETETSWGREVIRGIAKYAQKHASWHLLIDPRDNEQRPALPDGWQGKGVIARLSSRQQVEQIRRRRLPAVDVDDVYESIAGIGRVNTDEDARAEFALDHLLARGFTQFAYFAPPSHRYSTRRGEAFQQAVLERGYRCDNYRPGYRAGRKMSWGEQQRRVTRWLNSLPRPIAIFAVDAYHARQLAEVCHFSSIRVPDEFAILAGDSDELLCEVSYPPLSSISVASEKIGYEAAAMLHAMLEGEAAPQQPIMIPPQGVISRQSTDFLAIDDAMIVRALRFIQANTAQGIGVEDILREVPLSRRSLEIQFRNTLGRTPAEEIRRVQLERAKELLLDQELSIAEVAARAGFSNATRFGIAFRKKFGETPRDFRKTLRAE from the coding sequence TTGCCGATAGAATCGATCGCCGTGCTGGTGGAAACCGAAACCAGTTGGGGGCGTGAAGTCATCCGCGGCATCGCCAAATATGCCCAGAAGCATGCGTCGTGGCATTTGCTGATTGATCCACGCGATAACGAGCAGCGGCCGGCGCTACCTGACGGGTGGCAAGGGAAAGGGGTGATTGCCCGGCTATCGTCGCGGCAGCAAGTCGAACAAATTCGTCGTCGTCGATTGCCAGCGGTGGATGTCGACGACGTGTACGAATCGATCGCGGGAATTGGTCGGGTGAACACCGATGAAGATGCCCGGGCCGAATTCGCGCTCGATCATCTATTGGCTCGTGGATTCACACAGTTCGCTTACTTCGCGCCGCCAAGTCATCGTTATTCAACACGCCGAGGGGAAGCCTTTCAGCAGGCGGTGCTTGAGCGGGGCTACCGATGCGATAACTACCGTCCTGGGTACCGGGCAGGACGCAAGATGTCGTGGGGGGAACAACAGCGCCGAGTGACGCGTTGGTTGAACTCGCTTCCCCGGCCGATCGCCATCTTCGCGGTCGATGCCTATCATGCCCGGCAACTGGCCGAGGTGTGCCATTTTTCTTCGATTCGGGTGCCCGATGAGTTTGCGATTCTAGCCGGTGATTCAGACGAACTGCTTTGCGAAGTGTCGTATCCCCCGCTCTCTTCCATTTCGGTGGCGAGTGAAAAGATTGGCTACGAGGCAGCTGCCATGCTGCACGCCATGTTAGAAGGAGAGGCGGCGCCACAGCAGCCAATTATGATTCCACCGCAAGGTGTCATCAGTCGGCAATCGACCGACTTTCTTGCGATCGACGACGCGATGATCGTTCGCGCCCTGCGCTTTATCCAGGCCAATACTGCCCAGGGAATCGGGGTCGAAGACATCCTACGGGAAGTCCCCCTCTCGAGACGGAGCCTGGAAATCCAATTTCGGAACACGCTTGGCCGGACTCCGGCCGAGGAGATACGTCGCGTTCAATTAGAGCGTGCAAAAGAATTGCTTCTCGATCAGGAACTTTCCATCGCGGAGGTCGCCGCTCGGGCCGGTTTCAGCAATGCGACCCGATTCGGGATTGCCTTCCGGAAGAAGTTTGGCGAGACGCCGCGGGACTTCCGGAAAACACTACGTGCCGAGTAG
- a CDS encoding anhydro-N-acetylmuramic acid kinase, with translation MSVPELRTVIGLMSGGSAKGVDAALLTTDGESSIRHHGGIRLPYNEDLRAQLLEASQHNISLDELLLLEREVTLHHVEAVFALQRQLGEVASTATLIGFHGHTVRHLPQDGVTMQLGNPWLLAERTGKQVVSDFRRRDMARGGRGLPLASFFHQALFYDSFRPIAVLNLGGLTHLTWLGPDRSILAGDTGPGVGLLDEWVQEMAGLSHDNEGKLASQGKVHEDLVEEWLQSEYFRKRLPKSADRYEFDHIDVSGLSVEDGAATLCSIIVRSIEQTIDKLPGPLGVLWVTGGGARHPLIMKLLRDRYAMLKTIDQRHLNPHTLEAECFAWLAVRSIKKLPLTIPETTGCSLPTTGGFVTP, from the coding sequence GTGAGTGTTCCAGAACTTCGCACCGTCATAGGATTGATGAGCGGCGGATCGGCCAAAGGGGTCGACGCGGCCCTGCTGACGACCGACGGAGAGTCTTCTATTCGCCATCATGGCGGAATCCGTTTGCCGTACAACGAAGATCTCCGGGCCCAGCTTCTGGAAGCGTCGCAGCACAATATCTCGCTGGATGAACTCCTACTTTTGGAGCGCGAGGTGACGCTTCACCATGTGGAAGCTGTCTTTGCCTTGCAACGTCAGCTGGGTGAAGTAGCCAGTACCGCTACCTTGATTGGATTTCACGGCCACACGGTTCGCCATCTGCCGCAGGATGGCGTGACGATGCAACTGGGCAATCCTTGGCTGTTGGCCGAACGAACTGGCAAGCAAGTGGTCTCCGACTTTCGCCGACGCGACATGGCACGGGGTGGTCGTGGCTTACCCCTGGCATCGTTCTTTCATCAAGCGCTCTTTTACGATTCGTTCCGACCCATTGCCGTGTTGAATCTAGGGGGCCTGACCCATCTTACCTGGCTCGGTCCCGATCGTTCGATCCTGGCGGGGGATACCGGTCCTGGCGTGGGCCTGCTGGACGAATGGGTCCAGGAGATGGCAGGACTCAGCCACGACAATGAAGGGAAACTGGCCTCGCAAGGAAAAGTGCATGAAGATCTGGTCGAAGAATGGCTTCAGTCAGAATACTTTCGTAAACGCCTTCCCAAATCGGCCGACCGCTACGAGTTCGATCATATCGACGTCTCAGGCTTAAGCGTCGAAGATGGCGCGGCGACGCTCTGCTCGATCATTGTTCGATCGATTGAGCAAACGATCGACAAACTGCCTGGCCCCTTGGGCGTGCTTTGGGTGACCGGCGGCGGTGCCCGGCACCCGCTGATCATGAAACTACTTCGAGACCGCTATGCGATGCTGAAGACGATCGATCAGCGTCACTTGAACCCGCACACGCTCGAAGCAGAATGCTTCGCCTGGCTGGCGGTCCGCAGCATCAAGAAGCTGCCCCTCACCATTCCGGAAACGACGGGATGCTCGCTTCCCACGACGGGTGGTTTCGTGA